A genomic segment from Halomicroarcula saliterrae encodes:
- a CDS encoding carbohydrate ABC transporter permease codes for MSFGTSTDEEAGTDTGYPLRRVGLYVFLAAMAVFYLIPIETGVVTAFTDPATYSGQFPYLPPLEPLVSGTGEFSVQPWTNAFDLLGQGLVNSLILVVPATILSGLLGSMAAYGLTTISWRGQIAIYILFVAGIFIPYQAVLVPLTQFWYNVVPLRTAFQPLTVLPFVQEYHWKLVALIVTHTAYGLPICTLLFRAHYKKLSDEMVEAARLDGASIYRIYRRIILPLSIPMFAVVFIYQFTQIWNDLLFALTIVQFGDASVVTQELVGIGVSQSGTNFPLRMAGALVAALPTLLVYVLFGEKFAKGVAA; via the coding sequence ATGAGCTTCGGCACGTCCACCGACGAGGAGGCCGGAACGGACACCGGCTACCCCCTGCGCCGCGTCGGGCTGTACGTCTTCCTGGCCGCGATGGCGGTGTTCTACCTCATCCCCATCGAGACCGGCGTCGTGACGGCCTTTACCGACCCGGCGACGTACTCCGGGCAGTTCCCGTATCTGCCGCCGCTGGAGCCGCTCGTCTCCGGGACCGGCGAGTTCTCCGTCCAGCCGTGGACCAACGCCTTCGACCTGCTGGGCCAGGGGCTCGTCAACAGCCTCATCCTCGTCGTCCCGGCGACCATCCTCTCGGGGCTGCTTGGCAGCATGGCCGCCTACGGGCTGACGACCATCAGCTGGCGCGGCCAGATAGCTATCTACATCCTCTTCGTCGCGGGCATCTTCATCCCGTACCAGGCCGTGCTCGTGCCACTGACGCAGTTCTGGTACAACGTCGTCCCGCTGCGGACGGCGTTCCAGCCACTCACCGTGTTGCCGTTCGTCCAGGAGTACCACTGGAAGCTGGTGGCGCTCATCGTCACCCACACGGCCTACGGCCTGCCAATCTGTACGCTGCTGTTCCGGGCCCACTACAAGAAGCTCTCCGACGAGATGGTCGAGGCCGCCCGGCTCGACGGGGCCTCGATATACCGCATCTACCGCCGTATCATCCTCCCGCTGTCGATACCGATGTTCGCGGTGGTGTTCATCTACCAGTTCACCCAGATATGGAACGACCTGCTCTTTGCGCTCACCATCGTCCAGTTCGGCGACGCGTCGGTGGTGACTCAGGAGCTGGTCGGTATCGGCGTCTCCCAGTCGGGGACGAACTTCCCGCTCCGGATGGCCGGAGCACTCGTCGCCGCGCTCCCGACGCTGCTCGTGTACGTGCTGTTCGGCGAGAAGTTCGCGAAGGGAGTGGCGGCATGA
- a CDS encoding ABC transporter ATP-binding protein produces the protein MAELTLDNVTKVFTEDDGNEIVAVDEVNVDIDDGEFLVLVGPSGCGKSTTLRMIAGLETVTRGEIALDGERINEKQPADRDIAMVFQSYALYPHMTVRENMSFGLEESTDMTDDAIASTVEETAGMMGIGDLLDRKPADLSGGQQQRVALGRAIVRDPEAFLMDEPLSNLDAKLRATMRTELQRLQAELGVTTVYVTHDQTEAMTMGDRIAILDDGVLQQVGTPLECYHTPNNQFVAGFIGEPSMNFFEMDVRDGSLRGDRFDYELTPDQREAVGDADRVTLGIRPEDIEVSFEGSDRHQYDVFVDVVEPRGDENTVHLTFDQGVEEPETFTATISGLRHIQSGEPVVATLPPDSIHLFDATTGAALHNRSLETTEVTEQLT, from the coding sequence ATGGCAGAACTAACACTCGACAACGTAACGAAGGTCTTCACCGAGGACGACGGTAACGAAATCGTCGCCGTCGACGAGGTGAACGTCGACATCGACGACGGCGAGTTCCTCGTCCTCGTCGGCCCGTCGGGCTGTGGCAAGTCCACGACCCTGCGGATGATAGCCGGGCTCGAAACCGTCACGCGCGGCGAAATCGCCCTCGACGGCGAGCGAATCAACGAGAAACAGCCCGCGGACCGCGACATCGCGATGGTGTTCCAGTCCTACGCGCTGTACCCGCACATGACCGTGCGGGAGAACATGAGCTTCGGGCTGGAGGAGTCGACCGACATGACCGACGACGCCATCGCCTCGACCGTCGAGGAGACGGCCGGGATGATGGGTATCGGCGACCTGCTCGACCGCAAGCCCGCCGACCTCTCGGGCGGCCAGCAACAGCGGGTCGCGCTGGGGCGGGCCATCGTGCGGGACCCCGAGGCCTTCCTGATGGACGAACCGCTCAGCAACTTGGACGCGAAGCTCCGGGCGACGATGCGCACCGAACTCCAGCGGCTGCAGGCCGAACTCGGCGTCACCACCGTCTACGTCACCCACGACCAGACCGAGGCGATGACGATGGGCGACCGCATCGCAATCCTCGACGACGGGGTCCTCCAGCAGGTCGGGACGCCGCTGGAGTGTTACCACACCCCGAACAACCAGTTCGTCGCGGGGTTCATCGGCGAGCCGTCGATGAACTTCTTCGAGATGGACGTCCGGGACGGCTCGCTACGCGGCGACCGCTTCGACTACGAACTCACGCCCGACCAGCGCGAGGCCGTCGGTGACGCCGACCGCGTCACGCTCGGTATCCGCCCGGAGGACATCGAGGTCAGCTTCGAGGGCAGCGACCGCCACCAGTACGACGTGTTCGTCGACGTGGTCGAACCCCGCGGCGACGAGAACACCGTCCACCTGACCTTCGACCAGGGCGTCGAGGAGCCCGAGACGTTCACCGCGACCATCAGCGGGCTGCGCCACATCCAGTCGGGCGAACCCGTCGTCGCGACGCTCCCGCCGGACTCGATACACCTGTTCGACGCGACGACCGGGGCGGCGCTGCACAACCGCTCGCTGGAGACGACCGAGGTCACCGAACAGCTCACCTGA
- a CDS encoding carbohydrate ABC transporter permease, whose translation MRNPLTILRRRLPGGRDVRTDGGTASAADDGNSLLDRDSVRSAPFWLPPALLVGVFVYGAIGWNVLLSLTDFSGLGTPDYGSLDFENYVVAFQGGTPSWSELSVDPIWNSLQNTVLLIVGFAVVCLVLGLLLAILVDQEIRFENTFRTIYLLPMSLSFVVTAKFWLYMYNPQTGLINIALGAVGIGPVEIVQNPDLKLAAVAFALVWQFSGYAMVVYLAGLRAIPDSHFEAARVDGASTVRMYWRVIIPQLRTATVSALVVLTVFALKAFDFLYSMYGYQPGPSADILATRMVREAYSNGNWAYGSAIAVVLFVMALAIVSPYIYSQYKRGAL comes from the coding sequence ATGCGTAACCCACTGACAATACTTCGACGCCGCCTGCCCGGGGGGCGGGATGTCCGCACAGACGGCGGGACAGCGAGCGCCGCCGACGATGGCAACTCGCTGCTCGACCGCGACTCGGTCCGCTCGGCCCCGTTCTGGCTCCCGCCGGCGCTGCTGGTGGGCGTGTTCGTCTACGGCGCCATCGGCTGGAACGTCCTGCTGTCACTGACGGACTTCAGCGGGCTCGGCACTCCCGATTACGGCTCGCTGGACTTCGAGAACTACGTCGTCGCCTTCCAGGGCGGGACGCCGTCCTGGTCGGAGCTCTCGGTCGACCCTATCTGGAACTCCCTCCAGAACACGGTCCTGCTAATCGTCGGCTTCGCGGTGGTCTGTCTGGTGCTCGGACTCCTGCTCGCCATCCTGGTCGACCAGGAGATCCGCTTCGAGAACACCTTCCGGACCATCTACCTGCTGCCGATGAGCCTCTCTTTCGTCGTGACGGCGAAGTTCTGGCTGTACATGTACAACCCCCAGACCGGGCTCATCAACATCGCGCTGGGCGCTGTCGGCATCGGCCCCGTCGAGATCGTCCAGAACCCCGACCTGAAGCTGGCCGCGGTCGCGTTCGCGCTGGTCTGGCAGTTCAGCGGCTACGCGATGGTGGTGTATCTCGCCGGACTGCGGGCTATCCCGGACAGCCACTTCGAGGCCGCCCGCGTCGACGGCGCGAGCACCGTTCGGATGTACTGGCGGGTCATCATCCCCCAGCTCCGGACGGCGACGGTCAGCGCGCTCGTCGTGTTGACCGTGTTCGCGCTGAAAGCGTTCGACTTCCTCTACTCGATGTACGGCTACCAGCCGGGCCCGTCCGCCGACATCCTGGCGACCCGGATGGTCCGTGAGGCCTACAGCAACGGCAACTGGGCGTACGGCTCGGCCATCGCCGTCGTCCTCTTCGTCATGGCCCTCGCCATCGTCTCGCCGTACATCTACTCGCAGTACAAGCGAGGTGCGCTATGA